AGAGGCGGCGCCAGCACGCGCACGGGGCCGAGCGCCGGGTGGGGAAGATCGTGGAGCAGGCCGTTGGCGAGCGCCTGCTCGTCGTCCAGCAGCTCGAACGCAAGCTTCACGTCCGACGCCGGGAGGCCGTGGGCGTCGAAGATCTTCTGCCACTCCTCGGTC
This genomic window from Candidatus Methylomirabilota bacterium contains:
- a CDS encoding CoA transferase: TEEWQKIFDAHGLPASDVKLAFELLDDEQALANGLLHDLPHPALGPVRVLAPPLALDGAGFRPGAPTQALGSETRTLLGALGFSKEEIDALVAERVTRC